From the Petrotoga miotherma DSM 10691 genome, one window contains:
- a CDS encoding (2Fe-2S)-binding protein: MRIQNHPILCFNRGKQIKFYYNGKELIGYEGETIAAALYANGIFKFSESKKLKRPRGIFCAIGHCSSCLMTVDGVPNVRTCITPLKDGMRVESENIGVEINE; this comes from the coding sequence ATGAGAATACAAAATCATCCCATACTATGTTTTAATAGAGGAAAACAAATAAAATTCTATTACAACGGTAAAGAATTGATAGGTTACGAAGGAGAAACCATTGCGGCAGCTTTGTATGCAAATGGTATTTTTAAATTCAGTGAAAGTAAGAAATTAAAAAGACCAAGAGGAATTTTTTGTGCTATTGGGCATTGTTCCTCTTGTTTGATGACAGTTGATGGGGTTCCAAACGTAAGAACGTGCATAACTCCTCTAAAAGATGGAATGAGAGTAGAATCAGAAAATATTGGAGTTGAGATAAATGAGTAA
- a CDS encoding FAD-dependent oxidoreductase, with translation MSKIQNLELLVVGGGPAGLSAALAAANYGIKVSLTEEREFLGGQLIKQTHRFFGSEKEYAGTRGIDILKKLIDEVNKNNNIEVLLSSRVLGIYEDNIVTILNDHKMKKYYPQSIIFATGASEKFLAFENNDLPGIFGAGAVQTLMNVYGVLPATNVLMIGSGNIGLIVCYQLLQAGVKVAAIVEAAPKIGGYSVHASKLRRLGVPILTSHTIKKAIGKEKVEGAVICELDSNWNEVKGTEQLIKCDAICLSVGLTPLVDLLKQRKVKTTYVSELGGYVPLRDENMETSIKNLFVAGDVSGIEEATAAMIEGQIAGLSVAKRIGKNSKDEIEERIEEAKNELELLRSGPVGKKIRKGLSKLGLNHGKNYNEKFSEEALDISHLMKTGVPSEENLKNKLPSEEKVFDKGPIAISECFQRFPCDPCVKSCPFNAISENGNINNIPYVDFEKCTGCGICVSKCPGLAMFVIHKNFSETTSVVIMPYEFLPRPHKGEIVKVFDREGKYLCDGKVIRILDGKFQDKTAAVSIEIPKEYYLQARNFKVEEGNHG, from the coding sequence ATGAGTAAAATCCAAAACCTTGAATTATTGGTCGTAGGGGGAGGCCCTGCAGGACTTTCAGCTGCACTTGCTGCTGCTAATTATGGAATTAAAGTATCTTTAACAGAAGAAAGGGAATTTTTAGGTGGACAACTAATAAAACAAACCCATAGATTTTTTGGTTCAGAAAAGGAATACGCAGGCACAAGGGGAATAGATATACTCAAGAAGCTAATCGATGAAGTTAACAAGAATAACAACATAGAAGTGCTATTGTCTTCTAGGGTCTTGGGGATCTATGAAGATAACATTGTAACTATATTAAACGATCATAAAATGAAAAAATATTATCCTCAGAGTATTATTTTTGCAACGGGGGCATCAGAAAAATTTTTAGCTTTTGAGAATAACGATCTTCCTGGCATTTTTGGTGCCGGAGCAGTTCAGACTTTGATGAATGTTTATGGCGTATTACCAGCTACGAATGTCTTAATGATTGGTTCGGGAAATATTGGGTTGATAGTTTGTTACCAGTTACTACAAGCTGGTGTAAAAGTAGCTGCAATAGTTGAAGCAGCGCCAAAAATAGGTGGATACTCTGTTCATGCATCAAAACTCAGAAGGTTGGGCGTACCTATTTTAACATCCCATACCATAAAAAAAGCCATTGGAAAAGAAAAAGTTGAAGGAGCGGTAATATGTGAACTCGACAGCAATTGGAATGAAGTAAAAGGTACTGAGCAACTTATCAAATGCGATGCAATCTGTTTATCGGTAGGATTAACCCCGTTGGTTGACCTGTTAAAACAAAGGAAAGTGAAAACCACTTATGTTTCAGAACTGGGCGGCTACGTTCCCTTAAGAGATGAAAATATGGAAACGTCAATTAAAAATTTATTTGTCGCAGGGGATGTTTCAGGGATAGAAGAAGCAACAGCAGCTATGATTGAAGGCCAAATTGCCGGTTTATCCGTTGCCAAAAGAATCGGAAAAAACAGCAAAGACGAAATTGAAGAAAGAATAGAAGAGGCTAAAAATGAATTAGAATTGCTAAGATCTGGACCTGTAGGCAAGAAAATTAGGAAAGGATTATCTAAATTAGGTTTGAATCACGGGAAAAATTATAACGAAAAATTTTCAGAAGAAGCACTCGATATCTCTCATTTGATGAAAACTGGGGTACCTTCGGAAGAAAACTTAAAAAACAAGTTACCATCAGAAGAAAAGGTCTTTGACAAAGGTCCTATAGCCATATCAGAGTGCTTTCAAAGATTCCCTTGCGACCCCTGCGTAAAAAGCTGCCCTTTCAACGCCATATCTGAAAATGGTAACATCAACAACATTCCCTACGTTGACTTTGAAAAATGCACCGGATGCGGTATATGTGTTAGCAAATGTCCAGGACTGGCAATGTTTGTAATTCATAAAAATTTCAGTGAAACAACCTCGGTTGTAATCATGCCTTACGAATTTCTTCCAAGACCCCATAAAGGAGAAATTGTAAAGGTATTTGATAGAGAGGGAAAATACTTATGTGATGGCAAAGTAATAAGAATATTGGATGGAAAATTTCAAGACAAAACAGCCGCAGTGAGTATAGAAATTCCAAAAGAATATTATTTGCAAGCTAGGAATTTTAAAGTGGAGGAAGGAAATCATGGATGA
- a CDS encoding (2Fe-2S)-binding protein, whose translation MDENKVIICRCEDVTLKEIRDAIRKGFTTVEEIKRVTRSGMGPCQGKTCGLLIAKEISQMTGKPMEEIELQSIRPPYGGITFEEVTKGTVMENDK comes from the coding sequence ATGGATGAAAACAAGGTAATAATTTGTAGATGTGAAGATGTAACTTTAAAAGAAATAAGGGATGCCATAAGAAAAGGATTTACCACCGTTGAAGAAATAAAGAGGGTAACAAGAAGCGGGATGGGACCTTGCCAAGGTAAAACCTGTGGTTTATTGATCGCAAAAGAAATTTCACAGATGACGGGCAAACCGATGGAAGAAATAGAACTACAAAGCATCAGACCTCCCTACGGAGGAATAACCTTTGAAGAAGTAACAAAAGGAACCGTAATGGAGAATGATAAATAA
- a CDS encoding NAD(P)/FAD-dependent oxidoreductase has translation MKNKANVVIIGGGVVGCSIAYNLAKKGVKDVVLLEKSYLSSGATGRCGAGVRQQWGTKQNCLLASESMHIFEHFEDVLQIKRDIELKQKGYLLLAYSDKELEQFKKNIEVQHSLNIPSILLTPKEAKEIVPDLNIEKLVGAAYCAKDGHANPFQVTLGYAEAAQRLGVEINKFTEVKDIITKNDTVLGVQTNKGFIECKKVVVAVGGWTQNIVKMAGIDLPIYSERHEILVTESVKNILDPMLMSFSYNIYCQQEPNGSFIMGYGPENEPPSYNMESSWEFLETMSKKATWLLPPLKNIRVIRQWAGLYNISPDRQPIVSQINQVEGLYVACGFSGHGFMLAPAVGILMADIVTGDQLTYNVILDLERFNRGEIIEEPSVV, from the coding sequence ATGAAAAATAAAGCAAACGTTGTGATAATAGGAGGAGGGGTCGTAGGTTGTTCCATTGCCTATAACCTTGCCAAAAAAGGTGTTAAAGATGTAGTTTTACTTGAAAAATCCTATCTTTCAAGCGGAGCAACTGGTAGATGCGGTGCAGGAGTTAGGCAACAATGGGGCACCAAACAAAACTGTCTTCTGGCAAGTGAAAGTATGCATATTTTTGAACACTTTGAAGATGTCCTTCAAATAAAAAGAGACATAGAATTAAAGCAAAAAGGTTACTTATTACTAGCATACTCTGACAAAGAATTAGAACAATTTAAAAAAAATATCGAAGTTCAACACAGTTTAAATATTCCTTCTATTCTTTTAACTCCTAAAGAAGCTAAAGAAATCGTTCCCGACTTAAACATAGAAAAATTGGTAGGAGCCGCCTACTGTGCTAAAGATGGGCATGCCAACCCTTTTCAAGTGACTTTGGGTTACGCTGAAGCTGCACAAAGATTAGGTGTGGAAATAAACAAATTTACCGAAGTCAAAGACATAATAACTAAAAACGACACAGTACTAGGTGTACAAACAAACAAAGGTTTTATAGAATGTAAGAAGGTAGTTGTAGCAGTAGGAGGTTGGACACAAAATATAGTTAAAATGGCTGGAATAGATCTGCCAATTTACTCTGAAAGACACGAAATATTGGTCACAGAATCTGTAAAAAATATACTCGATCCAATGTTGATGTCCTTTTCCTACAATATTTACTGTCAACAAGAACCCAATGGAAGCTTCATCATGGGATATGGACCGGAGAACGAGCCCCCTAGTTACAACATGGAAAGTTCATGGGAGTTTCTTGAAACTATGTCAAAAAAGGCAACGTGGTTGCTGCCTCCTCTTAAAAATATTCGTGTCATTAGGCAATGGGCTGGCTTATACAACATTTCACCAGATAGACAACCAATAGTATCACAGATTAACCAGGTAGAAGGCCTCTATGTAGCTTGTGGATTCAGTGGACATGGTTTCATGCTTGCACCAGCCGTTGGTATTCTAATGGCAGATATAGTTACAGGTGATCAATTAACTTACAATGTAATTTTAGATTTAGAAAGATTCAATAGGGGAGAAATCATTGAAGAACCCTCAGTTGTATAA
- the pruA gene encoding L-glutamate gamma-semialdehyde dehydrogenase, which translates to MNNSIPIFEMPENEPILNYEPGSKEKKELKEKLSELKGEKIEIPLIIGGKEVRTGDLGKCVMPHDHSHVLAEYHKASEKEIAMAIESSLEAKKVWDKFSWVDRLSIFKKAAELLSTNWRSTLNAATMLGQSKNVFQAEIDSACELIDFLRFNSYYATKIYTDQPKSIKGVWNRLEYRPLEGFVFAVTPFNFASIAGNLPTAPAIMGNTVLWKPASSAVYSAYFFMKLLQEAGLPDGVINFIPGSGSKIGSIVFKDPNFTGLHFTGSAPTFQNMWETIGKNIRNYKTYPRIVGETGGKDFVIAHESSEIEPLVTALIRGAFEYQGQKCSAVSRAYIPDNIWPKVKENLIENLKEIKIGSPENFTNFMNAVIDKEAFDKIKSYIDFAKESNEAEIIYGGKCDDSIGYFIEPTVILTTNPKFKTMVEEIFGPVLSIYVYDTKEFDDVLKLCDETSPYGLTGAIFAQDRKAIKKAEEVLVNAAGNFYINDKPTGAVVAQQPFGGARASGTNDKAGSVINLLRWVSARAVKENFVPPKDFKYPFMKEE; encoded by the coding sequence TTGAACAACTCGATACCTATTTTCGAAATGCCTGAAAACGAGCCTATTTTAAATTATGAGCCAGGAAGTAAAGAAAAGAAAGAATTAAAGGAAAAACTTTCTGAACTGAAAGGTGAGAAAATCGAAATCCCTCTTATAATTGGTGGGAAAGAAGTAAGAACAGGCGATCTTGGAAAATGTGTTATGCCTCACGATCACAGCCATGTATTGGCAGAATACCACAAAGCTAGTGAAAAAGAAATTGCAATGGCAATAGAAAGTTCCCTAGAGGCAAAGAAAGTATGGGATAAATTTTCATGGGTTGATAGACTATCCATTTTCAAAAAAGCAGCTGAACTGTTATCCACGAATTGGAGGTCAACATTAAATGCAGCTACCATGCTCGGTCAAAGCAAAAATGTTTTTCAAGCAGAAATCGATTCAGCATGCGAATTGATAGACTTTTTAAGATTCAACTCATACTATGCAACAAAGATATACACAGATCAGCCAAAATCTATCAAAGGTGTATGGAATAGATTAGAGTATAGACCTTTAGAAGGATTCGTTTTCGCAGTTACTCCATTTAATTTCGCTTCTATAGCAGGAAACCTACCCACGGCACCTGCTATCATGGGAAATACGGTTTTGTGGAAGCCTGCTTCTTCAGCTGTATATTCTGCATACTTCTTCATGAAATTACTACAAGAAGCTGGATTGCCCGATGGAGTAATAAATTTCATACCTGGTTCAGGATCCAAAATTGGAAGTATAGTTTTTAAAGATCCTAACTTTACTGGATTACATTTCACCGGTTCAGCTCCAACTTTTCAAAATATGTGGGAAACAATCGGGAAGAACATAAGAAATTATAAAACTTACCCAAGAATAGTTGGAGAAACAGGTGGAAAGGACTTTGTGATTGCACATGAAAGTAGTGAAATAGAACCACTGGTAACAGCGCTAATTAGGGGAGCATTTGAATATCAAGGTCAAAAATGTTCGGCTGTCTCAAGAGCTTATATACCTGACAACATCTGGCCGAAAGTAAAAGAAAATTTGATCGAAAATTTGAAAGAAATTAAAATCGGCTCTCCAGAAAATTTCACCAACTTTATGAATGCTGTAATTGACAAAGAGGCTTTTGATAAGATAAAAAGTTACATAGATTTTGCAAAGGAAAGTAATGAGGCAGAAATAATCTATGGTGGAAAGTGCGATGATTCTATTGGATATTTTATTGAGCCAACTGTAATACTAACGACTAATCCAAAGTTTAAAACTATGGTAGAAGAAATATTTGGCCCTGTTTTAAGTATCTACGTTTACGATACAAAAGAATTTGACGATGTATTGAAATTATGTGATGAAACTTCACCCTATGGTTTAACTGGAGCGATCTTCGCTCAAGATAGAAAGGCTATTAAAAAGGCAGAGGAAGTACTCGTTAACGCTGCCGGAAACTTCTACATCAACGATAAACCTACTGGTGCTGTGGTGGCTCAACAACCGTTTGGTGGTGCAAGAGCTTCAGGAACAAACGACAAAGCTGGAAGCGTTATAAACCTTTTAAGATGGGTTTCCGCCAGAGCAGTTAAAGAAAATTTCGTTCCACCAAAAGATTTCAAATATCCATTCATGAAAGAAGAATGA
- a CDS encoding ABC transporter permease — translation MKNKRMFSLVSIFYKETFRNGFEVFFTLLLPVLLMFLFGIIFGTETDQSVEYKLGIAGNFGEGIVEALPYQVLIFEDKNSLSQALESDQIDMGIIIVENNQITFVQKGTDINNQSNIFLKLKLQSLLKKYFIGMNEDYINVEFVETPIGERQENTLDFILTGVIGLSLLSGGMFSMINVFGRYRKLGTIKRLKASPMKPIEFTLSASSTKLFLNLISMFIIVFLGKIMFDSSLTFNWGLLVIVFFTSSIGMMGFGILLLLLFKEPSVTIEIASILYVVMTFFSGVYFPVEFLPTSVRWVSNILPVKYVVDLIRYTGNIKQIGLNAFVIINLVLFVGGLFLLFVSSEIFLKEEK, via the coding sequence GTGAAAAATAAACGCATGTTTTCTTTAGTGAGTATATTTTATAAAGAAACCTTTAGAAATGGTTTCGAAGTGTTCTTTACTCTCCTTCTACCCGTTCTATTGATGTTTCTTTTCGGGATTATTTTTGGTACAGAGACTGACCAAAGTGTTGAGTATAAATTGGGAATCGCTGGTAACTTTGGAGAAGGGATTGTAGAAGCTCTTCCTTATCAAGTGTTAATTTTTGAAGACAAAAACTCTTTAAGTCAAGCTTTAGAAAGCGATCAAATCGATATGGGAATAATTATAGTTGAGAATAATCAAATAACCTTTGTTCAAAAAGGAACAGACATAAATAATCAGAGCAATATATTTTTAAAATTAAAATTGCAAAGTTTGTTGAAAAAGTATTTTATAGGGATGAATGAAGATTATATAAACGTGGAATTTGTTGAAACCCCCATAGGAGAAAGGCAAGAAAATACTTTGGATTTTATTTTGACAGGAGTTATAGGATTATCGCTTTTATCAGGTGGCATGTTTTCAATGATAAATGTATTTGGAAGATATCGAAAACTAGGCACAATTAAAAGACTTAAAGCCTCACCAATGAAACCGATAGAATTTACTTTATCGGCTTCATCCACTAAGCTTTTTTTGAATCTCATATCCATGTTTATTATAGTTTTTTTAGGTAAAATAATGTTTGATTCGAGTTTGACATTCAACTGGGGACTGCTTGTTATAGTGTTTTTTACTTCATCTATAGGAATGATGGGATTTGGGATATTGCTTTTATTGTTGTTCAAAGAACCTTCGGTAACGATAGAAATTGCTTCTATCCTTTATGTTGTAATGACTTTCTTTTCAGGGGTATATTTCCCTGTTGAATTTTTGCCCACTTCTGTCAGATGGGTAAGTAATATTTTACCGGTTAAGTATGTGGTTGATTTAATAAGGTACACAGGAAATATCAAACAAATTGGCTTAAACGCCTTTGTAATAATTAATTTGGTTTTGTTTGTAGGAGGGCTTTTCCTCTTGTTCGTCTCGTCTGAGATTTTTTTGAAAGAAGAGAAATAA
- a CDS encoding ABC transporter permease, with the protein MKKIINLTKTFFIDSSREFAVPFWTIIFPTLFFILFVSIFENIGTSENLDLKVGIYYEEPLQGVIKTTFDDVFSPSESNHIPFKVVEYDSFEKGLRNLKNSEINAFVVFPENFNLLNLKFLIKTIEIPDIKVYYTNDSASMYARDIFEVFLDEMNIMMYTRGEEVKLAVNEEIIGIKQSEPYRYRDFLFPAIILMSVLTVAVFNMPFDFSYYVEKGVFKRLNSTPIKGNEYFFSFLLSHLILLLLSLIVLYIEAYLFDVSPDIYKPEFIAYSGFSILVILSVGLLLSSLYKNMGSAEAISQVIYQATIFLSGFYFEVTNTPWFIRWYVYFNPVTYLVDGMRKLMTGNVLVPVNIIVPVIWMVASILIFSMSYKGMVYCEK; encoded by the coding sequence ATGAAAAAAATTATAAATCTCACAAAGACATTTTTTATTGATTCTTCAAGAGAATTTGCTGTTCCCTTTTGGACTATAATATTTCCCACGTTATTTTTCATTTTATTCGTGAGTATCTTTGAAAATATTGGCACCTCAGAAAATTTAGATTTGAAGGTTGGAATATATTACGAAGAGCCTTTACAGGGAGTAATAAAAACTACATTCGATGATGTCTTTTCTCCGTCTGAATCAAATCATATCCCTTTTAAAGTAGTGGAGTATGATTCTTTCGAAAAAGGACTTCGGAACTTAAAAAATTCCGAGATAAATGCTTTTGTAGTGTTTCCTGAAAACTTTAATTTACTTAATCTGAAATTTTTGATCAAAACTATTGAGATTCCTGATATAAAAGTTTATTATACCAACGATAGTGCTTCTATGTATGCAAGAGACATTTTTGAAGTATTTTTGGATGAAATGAATATAATGATGTACACAAGAGGGGAAGAAGTAAAATTAGCGGTTAATGAAGAGATTATAGGTATAAAACAGTCAGAACCGTATAGATACAGAGATTTCCTATTTCCTGCCATTATTTTGATGTCTGTTTTGACTGTAGCTGTATTTAATATGCCTTTTGATTTTTCGTATTACGTTGAAAAAGGTGTTTTTAAAAGGCTAAACTCCACTCCTATAAAAGGGAACGAATACTTTTTTAGCTTTTTACTTTCACATCTCATCCTACTGTTACTTTCTTTGATCGTTTTATACATTGAGGCTTACCTTTTTGATGTTAGTCCGGATATATATAAACCAGAGTTTATAGCCTACAGTGGTTTTTCAATCCTCGTGATACTGAGTGTCGGCCTTCTTCTTTCTTCTTTGTATAAAAATATGGGATCCGCCGAAGCAATTTCTCAGGTCATATATCAAGCGACCATTTTTTTAAGTGGATTTTATTTTGAGGTGACTAATACACCTTGGTTTATAAGATGGTACGTTTATTTTAACCCTGTTACTTATTTAGTGGATGGGATGAGGAAGTTGATGACTGGGAATGTTCTTGTCCCTGTTAATATAATCGTCCCTGTTATCTGGATGGTGGCATCTATCTTAATCTTTTCAATGAGTTATAAGGGGATGGTTTATTGTGAAAAATAA
- a CDS encoding ABC transporter ATP-binding protein, with product MESIIEVKNLKKYYKSIKAVDGVSFDVKKGEIVAILGPNGAGKTTTLEIIEGLRKKDAGEIYYFGKKIENVDSNIKERIGIQLQDTNFFPNLKVLETLKAFSGLYKNSLDVNKILKDFNLEEKKNSKVSKLSGGQLQRLALATAVINDPVLLFLDEPTTGLDPQARRSTWEKISDLRNLGKTIILTTHYMEEAEFLADRIYIFDQGRVIAQGTLKELIHSLKMDSIITFEINSNGNFDEIKEELFKDSNFQVTIKENFYTIETKDVESTLVRIFEDAKIKKFDISNIVIRKPNLEDVFLHLTGKSLRD from the coding sequence ATGGAGAGTATTATTGAAGTGAAGAATTTGAAGAAGTATTATAAGAGTATAAAAGCGGTTGACGGTGTTTCTTTTGATGTAAAAAAAGGCGAGATCGTTGCTATTTTAGGTCCAAACGGTGCTGGGAAAACAACAACACTTGAAATAATCGAAGGATTGAGAAAAAAAGACGCGGGAGAAATTTACTATTTTGGGAAAAAGATAGAAAACGTAGATTCTAATATTAAAGAAAGAATAGGCATTCAATTACAAGATACTAATTTTTTCCCAAATTTAAAGGTTTTGGAAACCCTTAAAGCATTCTCGGGATTATACAAAAATAGTCTTGATGTAAATAAGATTTTGAAGGATTTTAATCTTGAAGAAAAAAAGAATAGTAAGGTCTCAAAACTTTCAGGTGGACAATTACAAAGATTAGCGTTAGCTACAGCGGTAATTAATGATCCTGTGTTGTTGTTTCTTGATGAGCCAACTACAGGGTTAGATCCTCAAGCAAGAAGAAGTACATGGGAAAAAATATCGGACTTAAGAAATTTAGGCAAGACCATAATACTAACTACCCATTATATGGAAGAAGCTGAATTTTTGGCTGATAGAATCTATATTTTTGATCAAGGCCGGGTAATAGCGCAAGGAACACTTAAAGAGCTAATACATTCGTTGAAAATGGACTCCATAATCACCTTTGAAATTAACTCTAATGGGAACTTTGATGAGATAAAAGAAGAACTTTTCAAAGATTCAAATTTTCAAGTCACCATAAAAGAAAATTTTTATACCATAGAAACAAAAGATGTAGAGAGTACTCTTGTAAGAATATTTGAGGACGCAAAAATAAAGAAGTTTGATATATCGAATATTGTTATTAGAAAGCCTAACTTAGAGGATGTTTTTCTCCATTTAACCGGGAAAAGCTTAAGGGATTAG
- a CDS encoding MATE family efflux transporter, translating into MEIYKRIIRIAFPIALQQVIFTSVNFVDTLMIGLLGEVAIASVGLSNQFFFLYNLILFGLVSGGGIFFAQYWGKKDEDGLSRSVALTILSSLLFSIPFFLLSYFTPELVLRFFSPDIEVIKAGIPYLKVIAFSYPLFAITMVFSFMLRSIGKAHLPLIITIIELSTNILLNYLLIFGKFGFPVLGIKGAAIGTLIARAIGCTATVFIVYVGKLPGRAYFKHVAELNSKFMKNFFHYALPTLANEFAWSLGFTMYSVVYAHMGTDVIAAQRVMSTIEGFAVSVTFSIANAASVIIGNILGVSKFEEAFETSKKALKLAELISVIAAIVGIVTTFLVVDVFDVSEEVKNMVKVTIIISMGFLPVKIFNGMNVVGFLRAGGDTRFSFLVEASTLWCIGVPLAAIGGLLLNLSFPTVYFLTMMEEIIKSIILFFRYRSKKWLRNVLEEA; encoded by the coding sequence ATGGAGATCTACAAAAGAATAATCAGAATAGCTTTCCCGATAGCGCTTCAGCAAGTTATCTTTACAAGCGTTAATTTTGTTGATACCTTAATGATCGGGCTTTTGGGAGAGGTTGCCATCGCTTCAGTTGGACTTTCAAATCAGTTTTTCTTCTTGTACAACTTAATATTGTTTGGACTAGTCTCTGGAGGAGGCATTTTCTTTGCACAGTATTGGGGGAAAAAAGATGAAGATGGTTTATCTCGTTCTGTTGCGTTAACTATCTTGTCTTCCCTTCTCTTCTCTATTCCATTCTTTTTATTGAGTTATTTTACTCCAGAGTTAGTTTTGAGATTTTTTAGCCCGGATATTGAGGTTATTAAAGCTGGAATACCTTATTTAAAGGTAATTGCTTTTAGTTATCCATTATTTGCAATTACAATGGTTTTTTCTTTTATGCTGAGAAGTATAGGAAAAGCTCATTTGCCTTTGATAATAACTATTATAGAATTATCTACAAACATCTTGCTAAATTATTTGCTAATCTTTGGTAAGTTTGGTTTCCCTGTTTTAGGTATAAAAGGTGCTGCGATAGGAACTTTGATTGCTAGAGCGATCGGATGTACTGCAACAGTTTTTATAGTTTACGTTGGAAAGCTCCCAGGAAGGGCTTATTTTAAACATGTTGCTGAATTGAATTCAAAATTTATGAAAAACTTCTTTCATTACGCCTTACCTACTTTGGCAAATGAATTTGCCTGGTCATTGGGATTCACTATGTATTCTGTTGTTTATGCTCATATGGGAACAGATGTCATAGCTGCTCAAAGAGTTATGTCAACTATAGAAGGGTTTGCGGTTTCTGTGACTTTTTCTATAGCTAACGCTGCATCAGTAATTATTGGAAATATATTGGGAGTATCTAAATTTGAAGAAGCCTTTGAAACCTCCAAAAAAGCCTTAAAATTGGCGGAGTTAATAAGTGTAATAGCAGCTATCGTAGGGATAGTAACTACATTTTTAGTAGTTGATGTATTCGATGTTTCAGAAGAAGTTAAAAATATGGTAAAAGTCACAATAATTATTTCAATGGGGTTTCTACCGGTAAAGATCTTCAACGGTATGAACGTTGTCGGATTTTTAAGAGCCGGAGGAGATACAAGATTCTCTTTTTTGGTTGAAGCTTCTACGTTGTGGTGTATAGGTGTTCCTCTAGCTGCGATTGGAGGATTGTTATTAAATTTAAGTTTTCCCACCGTTTATTTTTTAACGATGATGGAAGAGATTATAAAATCAATAATTCTTTTTTTCAGATATAGAAGTAAAAAATGGCTTAGAAACGTTTTAGAAGAGGCTTAG
- a CDS encoding glycerol-3-phosphate responsive antiterminator codes for MKGLCNLIKKNTIIPAIRDLNDLDDALKTESPIIFLLTGSILILEDVMPIVKQFNKKLFINIDLLEGIASDKKGIEYLARKQLCDGIISTKNNAIKTAMQENLMAVQRVFLIDSNSLKSVVNFLEKTSQPNAFEILPAIAAPYFLENIGTKVCLIAGGLVSKKEEVLELFKKGIHAISTSAKDLW; via the coding sequence ATGAAAGGTTTATGTAATTTAATCAAGAAAAACACTATAATTCCTGCTATTAGAGATTTAAATGACTTAGATGATGCCTTAAAAACTGAATCCCCTATCATTTTTTTGCTTACGGGATCCATATTGATTTTAGAAGATGTTATGCCTATTGTAAAACAATTTAATAAAAAGTTATTTATCAATATCGATTTACTAGAAGGCATCGCTTCTGATAAAAAAGGTATTGAATATTTAGCTCGTAAACAGTTATGTGATGGAATAATATCCACAAAAAATAACGCTATAAAAACAGCAATGCAAGAAAATTTAATGGCAGTTCAAAGGGTGTTTTTGATAGATTCTAACTCTTTAAAATCTGTTGTAAATTTTCTGGAAAAAACTTCTCAACCTAATGCCTTTGAAATATTACCAGCGATAGCAGCACCATATTTTTTAGAAAATATAGGAACAAAGGTATGTTTGATAGCTGGTGGATTGGTAAGTAAAAAAGAAGAGGTTTTGGAGCTCTTTAAAAAGGGTATCCATGCTATTTCTACCAGTGCTAAAGATTTATGGTAA
- a CDS encoding DUF1667 domain-containing protein, producing the protein MNSVEYKKKKIVCTNCPLGCKINVVYADADEIEIVEVKGNRCKRGLEFVKQEITDPLRVVVTSVKVEDGEISMASVRSDKPVPLRLMQDIMKILKETKVKAPVKRGDVVIQNILDTGSDIIATRSVNRKK; encoded by the coding sequence GTGAACTCGGTTGAATACAAAAAGAAGAAAATAGTGTGTACAAATTGCCCTTTGGGATGTAAAATAAACGTTGTTTATGCAGATGCAGATGAAATAGAAATTGTAGAAGTTAAGGGGAACAGATGTAAAAGAGGTTTAGAATTTGTAAAACAAGAAATCACTGATCCCTTAAGAGTGGTTGTAACAAGCGTTAAAGTAGAAGATGGAGAAATTTCGATGGCTTCGGTTCGGTCTGATAAACCTGTCCCATTGAGACTTATGCAAGATATAATGAAAATATTAAAAGAAACAAAGGTAAAAGCACCCGTTAAAAGAGGGGACGTTGTAATACAAAATATATTAGACACAGGTAGTGATATAATAGCTACGAGAAGTGTCAATAGGAAAAAATAA